The Brevibacillus brevis genome contains a region encoding:
- the smc gene encoding chromosome segregation protein SMC — MYLKRLELAGFKSFADRTELEFVPGVTAVVGPNGSGKSNVSDSIRWVLGEQSAKSLRGAKMEDIIFAGSDKRKPVNFAEVTLTLDNTDRSLDVEYSEVSVTRRVYRSGDSEYYINNRSCRLKDIMELFMDTGLGKEAYSIIGQGKIEEILSTKSEDRRGIFEEAAGIVKYKTRKREAEKKLDDTEQNLVRIHDIVSEITEQIGPLQEQAETAKTYKELHRQLVEHEVALYVQQIEAAHTKWEAATGRVEELKHLLIGQTTEASKQEADLEQARFHVTQIDQSIEELQQVLLTVSEETEKVEGQREVLRERMRNLNANRQQTMEQMHRITEKQHGLEAELAEEQERAKEADRRMTEAHASLQEAEGQFFSMVQSLTDDVERLKSDYFEKLNEMANLRNENRHQEQLLKTSEARVERQLSGKKQLDEEEEQRLAQLSQLQDQLEKIVSTIQETGVRYKELVEGMREGQARLETARRELRHWEQKREAAKSRFDLLKEMQSEFAGFQQGVKEILKARERGFKGIHGAVAELVVVPQQYETAMEVALGGALQNVVVDNEASGRAAIAHLKQHNAGRATFLPLDVIRPRTLQASDKRLLEAESGVVGIASELVTFEEAYRPILESLLGNVIITEKLEQANRVARTLGYRYRVVTLEGDIVNAGGSMTGGALKKNSTNLLGRNRQSEELEAQLVEIDQAISGHTTLMEQLTKEMAQMQHEQEALRTEGESLRLKEQEVKGLLQQKESEGRSLGERAKLVEQDIEGYRREMEEAKRKQEQLQASLTAMEQEEKELGERIAEAEAKRQEQLESKEEMNQKITSLKVLNAQVKQEYQSRLEQTERLLEQKSQLQREWEEQNANLASLDELERTNESSGLELDQRISELRQDKDRVAGLIQERRSERATLFYKQEQVEQQVKEIRREVKSLEEKLHQEEVKVNRNEVELDHLLNKLSEEYEMSYDLAKQKYPARGEIQEETQVVNRLKKQIGALGTVNLGAIEEYERLSERQQFLSSQEADLNEAKDMLYQVIQEMDAEMSRRFKETFDAISEQFRDVFVQLFGGGRADLVLSNPDNLLETGIDIVAQPPGKKLQNLALLSGGERALTAMALLFAILRVKPVPFCVLDEVEAALDEANVNRFAEYMHHFSNQTQFICVTHRKGTMESADVLYGITMQEGGVSKLVSVKLEDSDKFIESAS; from the coding sequence ATGTATTTGAAACGCCTGGAGCTGGCTGGATTCAAATCCTTTGCCGATCGCACGGAATTGGAATTTGTACCAGGGGTAACAGCCGTAGTGGGACCGAATGGAAGTGGGAAAAGTAACGTTTCTGATTCGATCCGCTGGGTGCTGGGGGAACAGAGCGCGAAGTCGTTGCGTGGAGCGAAAATGGAAGACATTATTTTTGCCGGCAGTGACAAGCGCAAGCCAGTGAATTTCGCAGAAGTGACACTCACCTTGGACAATACAGATCGTTCGCTCGATGTGGAATATTCGGAGGTATCCGTTACCCGCAGAGTGTATCGTTCTGGTGACAGTGAGTACTACATAAACAACAGATCCTGCCGTCTAAAAGACATCATGGAGCTGTTCATGGATACCGGGCTGGGTAAAGAAGCGTATTCCATTATCGGTCAAGGTAAAATTGAGGAAATTCTCAGTACCAAGTCAGAGGATCGCCGTGGAATATTTGAAGAAGCAGCCGGAATCGTCAAATACAAAACACGCAAGCGCGAGGCTGAGAAAAAGCTTGATGACACCGAGCAAAATCTGGTGCGTATTCACGATATCGTCAGTGAGATTACGGAGCAGATCGGACCTTTGCAGGAGCAGGCAGAAACGGCCAAGACGTACAAGGAGCTTCATCGCCAACTGGTTGAGCATGAAGTAGCCCTTTATGTGCAGCAAATTGAAGCAGCTCATACGAAGTGGGAAGCAGCCACAGGACGCGTAGAGGAACTCAAGCACCTGTTAATCGGACAAACGACCGAAGCATCCAAGCAAGAAGCTGATTTGGAGCAGGCGCGTTTTCATGTCACCCAAATTGACCAATCTATCGAAGAACTGCAACAAGTACTTTTGACAGTCAGTGAAGAGACCGAGAAAGTCGAAGGACAACGTGAGGTATTGCGGGAGCGTATGCGCAATCTCAATGCCAATCGTCAGCAGACGATGGAGCAGATGCATCGGATTACCGAGAAGCAGCACGGGCTTGAGGCAGAACTGGCAGAAGAACAAGAACGGGCCAAGGAAGCGGATCGCCGAATGACCGAAGCCCACGCTTCGCTGCAAGAAGCAGAAGGTCAGTTTTTTTCCATGGTGCAATCACTGACAGATGACGTAGAGCGTTTGAAGAGTGATTACTTCGAAAAGCTCAACGAAATGGCGAATCTGCGCAACGAAAATCGCCATCAAGAGCAGCTTCTCAAGACAAGCGAGGCCAGAGTTGAACGTCAATTGTCTGGAAAAAAACAGCTCGATGAAGAAGAAGAGCAGCGACTAGCTCAGCTGAGCCAGCTCCAAGATCAGCTGGAGAAGATCGTTTCTACCATTCAAGAAACCGGCGTCAGATACAAAGAGCTGGTCGAGGGCATGCGCGAAGGACAAGCCCGCCTAGAAACAGCCCGTCGAGAGCTGCGCCACTGGGAACAAAAGCGGGAAGCAGCGAAGTCGCGTTTTGACCTGTTAAAAGAAATGCAGTCGGAGTTCGCAGGGTTTCAGCAAGGGGTAAAAGAAATTTTGAAAGCACGCGAGCGTGGCTTCAAAGGAATCCATGGAGCGGTCGCTGAGCTCGTTGTCGTGCCACAGCAATACGAGACAGCGATGGAGGTCGCATTGGGTGGCGCATTGCAAAACGTCGTCGTGGACAACGAAGCATCCGGTCGCGCAGCCATTGCTCACTTGAAGCAGCACAATGCAGGTAGGGCGACTTTTCTACCGCTTGATGTCATCCGTCCTCGCACCTTGCAGGCAAGTGATAAGCGCCTGCTGGAGGCGGAGAGTGGAGTCGTCGGAATCGCGAGTGAGCTCGTGACCTTTGAGGAAGCATACCGACCCATCCTCGAAAGTCTTCTGGGCAACGTCATTATTACGGAAAAGCTGGAGCAGGCAAACCGTGTGGCCCGTACGCTTGGCTACCGCTATCGTGTCGTGACGCTGGAAGGCGATATCGTGAATGCTGGTGGTTCCATGACAGGGGGGGCCTTGAAAAAGAACAGCACGAACCTGCTTGGACGCAACCGTCAATCAGAAGAGCTGGAAGCGCAGCTGGTAGAAATCGACCAGGCAATTTCTGGGCATACTACCCTTATGGAGCAGTTGACGAAGGAAATGGCGCAAATGCAGCACGAGCAAGAAGCTCTGCGCACAGAAGGCGAGAGTCTGCGACTGAAAGAACAGGAAGTAAAAGGGCTCTTGCAGCAAAAAGAATCGGAAGGCAGATCCTTGGGCGAGCGGGCAAAGCTTGTTGAACAAGATATTGAAGGCTATCGCCGCGAGATGGAAGAAGCAAAACGCAAGCAAGAGCAGCTGCAAGCCTCTTTGACCGCCATGGAACAAGAGGAAAAAGAGCTAGGTGAGCGTATTGCAGAAGCAGAGGCGAAACGCCAAGAGCAGCTCGAATCCAAAGAAGAAATGAATCAAAAAATAACAAGTCTCAAAGTACTGAATGCCCAGGTCAAGCAAGAGTATCAATCTCGCTTGGAGCAAACCGAACGCTTGCTGGAGCAAAAGAGCCAATTGCAGCGCGAATGGGAAGAACAAAACGCGAACTTGGCATCTCTTGATGAGCTGGAGCGTACGAACGAATCATCCGGGCTTGAGCTGGATCAGCGCATTAGCGAATTGCGTCAGGATAAAGACCGTGTAGCTGGCTTGATTCAAGAGCGGCGAAGTGAGCGGGCGACTCTCTTTTACAAACAGGAGCAAGTGGAACAGCAGGTGAAGGAAATCCGCCGCGAGGTCAAATCACTCGAGGAAAAGCTTCATCAGGAAGAAGTAAAAGTCAACCGCAACGAGGTAGAGCTCGATCATTTGTTGAATAAACTCTCCGAAGAATACGAAATGAGCTACGACCTGGCGAAGCAAAAATATCCGGCACGTGGCGAGATTCAGGAAGAGACACAAGTGGTCAATCGTCTCAAAAAGCAAATTGGGGCACTTGGCACTGTGAATCTTGGCGCGATTGAGGAATATGAGCGCTTGTCTGAGCGTCAGCAGTTCTTAAGCTCGCAGGAAGCTGATTTGAATGAAGCAAAAGACATGCTCTATCAAGTGATCCAAGAAATGGACGCAGAGATGTCGCGCCGCTTCAAAGAAACATTTGATGCGATCTCGGAGCAGTTCCGCGACGTGTTTGTCCAACTGTTTGGGGGAGGACGCGCAGATCTCGTACTCTCCAACCCAGACAACCTGCTTGAGACGGGCATCGATATCGTGGCGCAGCCACCTGGCAAGAAGCTGCAAAATCTTGCGCTCTTGTCCGGGGGCGAACGTGCTTTGACTGCAATGGCCCTGCTTTTTGCCATCCTGCGTGTGAAGCCAGTGCCATTCTGTGTATTGGATGAGGTAGAAGCCGCTTTGGATGAGGCAAACGTTAACCGTTTCGCCGAGTACATGCACCATTTCAGCAACCAGACACAGTTCATTTGCGTCACACACAGAAAAGGCACAATGGAGAGCGCAGATGTGCTATACGGTATCACGATGCAGGAGGGCGGCGTGTCCAAACTCGTCTCCGTGAAGCTGGAGGACAGTGACAAGTTTATCGAATCTGCCTCTTAA
- the ftsY gene encoding signal recognition particle-docking protein FtsY, with product MSFFKRLRDAIVQKSEEVTQKFTDGLAKTRDLLVEKVEDLVRRYKKIDDDFFDELEEILITSDVGVNTVMELIDDLRTEVRKQKIENAIDLQPILSEKLVALLKNDDAADTTLNVEDGRLNVILFVGVNGVGKTTTIGKMAHMFKQQNKKVLLAAGDTFRAAAIEQLEVWGERVGVDVIKQQQGSDPAAVIYDAIQAAKSRQVDVLLCDTAGRLQNKVNLMEELAKVHRVLQRELPGAPHEVLLVLDATTGQNALSQAKTFGQSAGVTGLVLTKLDGTAKGGIVIAIRNELNIPVKYVGLGERMDDLQQFDPEQFVHALFAGLIQKDETEQQENA from the coding sequence ATGAGTTTTTTCAAGCGCCTTCGTGATGCTATTGTCCAAAAGTCCGAAGAGGTCACCCAGAAGTTTACGGATGGCTTGGCTAAGACGAGAGACCTGCTAGTAGAAAAAGTAGAGGATCTGGTACGTCGCTACAAAAAGATCGACGATGACTTTTTCGATGAATTAGAGGAAATTTTGATTACGTCCGATGTGGGCGTCAATACCGTGATGGAGCTCATTGACGACTTGCGGACAGAGGTGCGCAAGCAAAAAATCGAGAATGCGATCGACCTGCAGCCCATTCTCTCAGAAAAACTGGTTGCCCTTTTGAAAAATGATGATGCTGCTGATACGACTCTGAATGTAGAGGACGGTCGTCTGAACGTCATTTTGTTCGTAGGGGTTAACGGAGTAGGGAAAACGACTACGATCGGTAAAATGGCGCATATGTTCAAGCAGCAAAATAAAAAAGTGCTGCTGGCAGCAGGTGACACATTCCGTGCAGCAGCGATTGAACAGCTGGAGGTCTGGGGAGAGCGTGTAGGAGTTGACGTAATCAAGCAGCAGCAAGGCTCTGATCCAGCTGCAGTGATCTACGATGCGATTCAGGCAGCGAAATCCCGACAGGTCGATGTGCTGTTGTGCGATACGGCAGGCCGTTTGCAAAACAAAGTCAATCTCATGGAAGAGCTGGCGAAGGTTCACCGCGTATTGCAGCGCGAATTGCCAGGAGCTCCGCACGAGGTCTTGCTAGTTTTGGACGCTACGACTGGGCAAAATGCGCTTTCACAAGCGAAAACGTTTGGACAGTCTGCTGGTGTAACAGGTTTGGTCCTGACCAAGCTGGATGGTACAGCAAAGGGCGGTATCGTCATTGCGATTCGCAACGAGCTGAACATTCCGGTGAAATACGTCGGCTTGGGTGAAAGAATGGATGACTTGCAGCAGTTTGATCCCGAGCAATTTGTTCATGCGCTGTTTGCTGGATTGATCCAAAAAGATGAAACAGAACAGCAGGAAAACGCGTAA
- a CDS encoding putative DNA-binding protein, with protein MLEKTNQVNLLFDFYAPLLKGKQREYLELYYLDDLSLGEIAEMHEVSRQAVYDHIKRAEKQLFEYDQKLRLAERHEKRMDVLNRMTELVNELSESETRDELNTLLHQLSEMD; from the coding sequence ATGTTAGAAAAGACCAATCAAGTTAATCTCTTGTTTGACTTTTACGCGCCGCTACTCAAGGGCAAGCAGCGAGAATATCTTGAGCTGTATTATCTGGACGATTTATCGCTCGGAGAAATTGCCGAGATGCATGAGGTCAGCCGCCAAGCTGTCTATGATCATATTAAGCGGGCAGAGAAGCAACTGTTTGAATACGATCAGAAGCTTCGCCTCGCTGAGCGTCATGAAAAGCGCATGGACGTGTTGAATCGCATGACCGAACTTGTAAATGAGCTTTCGGAGAGCGAGACAAGAGACGAGCTGAACACTTTGCTCCACCAACTGTCAGAGATGGATTAG
- the ffh gene encoding signal recognition particle protein — MAFESLANRLQNAFDKLRGRGKIDETIVNEAMREVRLALLEADVNFKVVKDFVARVKERAVGQEVMKSLTPGQMVIKIVNEELVALMGGNVAQLTMAHRPPTVIMMAGLQGAGKTTTTGKLAKYLQKQNRKPLLVAGDIYRPAAIKQLQVLGDQLNVPVFTLGDQVSPVDIARQAIEHAKTNHLDVVLIDTAGRLHIDEALMDELKQIREVTKPDEILLVVDAMTGQDAVNVAESFNSQLELTGVVLTKLDGDTRGGAALSVKAVTGKPIKFAAMGEKLDALEPFHPDRMASRILGMGDVLSLIEKAQASVDEDKARDMERQMRQGEFTFDMFLDSMQQLRNLGPFEDILGMLPGMNKMKGKMNVDEKQIARVEAIAKSMTKQERANPDLLNASRRKRIASGSGTSIQEVNRFLKQFEEMKKMMKQFSGAADKMVKKSKKKGFGLPFMGKGGGNNQGGMNFPFNFKPPFK, encoded by the coding sequence ATGGCGTTTGAGAGCTTAGCCAATCGGCTGCAAAACGCGTTTGACAAACTGCGCGGCAGAGGGAAAATAGACGAGACCATCGTGAATGAAGCGATGCGTGAGGTTCGTCTGGCCCTGCTGGAAGCAGACGTTAACTTTAAAGTGGTAAAAGACTTCGTTGCTCGAGTCAAGGAGCGCGCAGTCGGTCAGGAAGTCATGAAAAGCCTGACGCCTGGTCAAATGGTGATCAAGATCGTGAACGAAGAGCTGGTCGCTCTGATGGGTGGCAACGTCGCTCAGCTCACGATGGCGCACCGCCCGCCGACCGTCATCATGATGGCAGGTCTGCAAGGGGCAGGTAAAACGACCACAACTGGTAAGCTGGCCAAGTACTTGCAAAAGCAAAACCGCAAGCCGCTTCTGGTAGCGGGAGACATTTACCGTCCTGCTGCGATCAAGCAGCTTCAGGTTTTAGGGGATCAATTGAATGTTCCCGTCTTCACTCTCGGTGATCAAGTCAGTCCTGTCGATATCGCTCGCCAAGCGATTGAACACGCGAAGACGAATCATCTCGACGTAGTCCTTATCGATACCGCAGGTCGCCTGCATATTGACGAAGCGCTGATGGATGAGTTGAAGCAAATTCGCGAAGTAACCAAGCCCGATGAGATATTGCTCGTCGTGGACGCGATGACAGGTCAGGATGCCGTCAATGTAGCAGAGAGCTTTAACAGCCAGCTCGAACTGACTGGTGTGGTTCTCACGAAGCTCGACGGTGATACCCGAGGCGGTGCGGCACTGTCCGTCAAAGCTGTCACTGGCAAGCCGATCAAATTCGCGGCGATGGGTGAAAAGCTGGATGCGCTCGAGCCGTTCCATCCGGATCGTATGGCTTCCCGTATTTTGGGTATGGGTGACGTACTCAGCCTGATTGAAAAAGCACAGGCATCCGTGGATGAAGACAAAGCACGCGATATGGAACGCCAAATGCGTCAAGGTGAGTTTACCTTCGACATGTTCCTGGATTCCATGCAGCAGCTTCGCAACCTGGGTCCTTTTGAAGACATTCTCGGCATGCTGCCAGGAATGAACAAGATGAAGGGCAAAATGAACGTGGATGAGAAGCAGATTGCCCGCGTTGAAGCGATCGCCAAATCCATGACCAAACAAGAGCGCGCGAATCCTGATTTATTGAATGCCAGCCGTCGCAAGCGCATCGCAAGCGGAAGCGGAACGAGTATTCAAGAAGTCAATCGCTTCCTCAAGCAGTTCGAGGAAATGAAAAAGATGATGAAGCAATTCTCAGGCGCTGCTGACAAGATGGTCAAGAAGTCGAAGAAAAAAGGCTTCGGATTACCTTTCATGGGAAAAGGCGGAGGCAACAACCAGGGCGGGATGAACTTCCCTTTTAACTTCAAGCCACCGTTCAAGTAA
- the rpsP gene encoding 30S ribosomal protein S16, whose translation MAVKIRLKRMGSKKAPFYRVVVADSRSPRDGRFIEEIGYYNPVAQPAVVKIDTDKAVQWILNGAAPTDTVRNLLSKEGVLAKVHETKYGK comes from the coding sequence ATGGCAGTAAAAATCCGTCTGAAGCGTATGGGTTCCAAGAAAGCTCCTTTCTACCGTGTAGTAGTAGCTGACTCCCGTTCCCCACGCGATGGCCGTTTCATTGAAGAAATCGGTTACTACAATCCGGTTGCTCAACCGGCAGTGGTGAAAATTGATACCGACAAAGCGGTACAATGGATCCTGAATGGTGCAGCTCCAACTGACACCGTTCGTAACCTTCTCTCCAAAGAAGGCGTACTCGCAAAAGTACACGAAACCAAATACGGCAAATAA
- a CDS encoding KH domain-containing protein — protein MKALVETIAKALVDHPNEVRVNAVDKERTLVFELSVHPDDMGKIIGKQGRIAKALRTVVIAASVETDKRVTVEIV, from the coding sequence ATGAAAGCGCTGGTCGAAACGATCGCTAAAGCTCTCGTCGATCATCCGAATGAGGTTCGTGTTAACGCAGTGGACAAAGAGCGAACTCTCGTCTTTGAATTGTCGGTACACCCTGATGATATGGGGAAGATTATTGGCAAGCAAGGTCGAATCGCGAAAGCCCTGCGCACGGTCGTGATCGCCGCATCCGTGGAAACGGACAAGCGTGTCACGGTTGAAATTGTATGA
- a CDS encoding YlqD family protein, whose translation MMVFPKGVAKVLTIFRTVQVKLIITEASRAALIDQYSQRLRLQRKEWEQWQFQSKKLLTEAKKKSADTYALAQEKIAQEERRRKEKIDHLTYTLQQVENLPEGSEIDYQTVQSPVTIQEGDVWDEIMSGTEIMIKDGLVHEIRLQTKNGNKEKEE comes from the coding sequence ATGATGGTTTTTCCGAAAGGAGTGGCGAAGGTGCTTACTATATTTCGGACGGTACAGGTTAAACTGATCATTACGGAAGCATCACGGGCTGCTCTCATTGATCAGTATAGCCAACGACTTCGTTTGCAGCGTAAAGAGTGGGAGCAGTGGCAGTTTCAATCGAAAAAGCTATTAACCGAGGCGAAGAAAAAGTCTGCGGATACATATGCGTTGGCGCAGGAAAAAATCGCGCAGGAAGAGCGTCGGCGCAAAGAAAAGATAGATCACCTGACATATACCCTCCAGCAGGTAGAAAATCTCCCAGAGGGAAGCGAGATCGATTACCAGACTGTCCAAAGCCCTGTCACGATTCAAGAGGGCGATGTATGGGATGAAATTATGTCCGGAACGGAAATCATGATAAAAGATGGCCTGGTGCATGAGATTCGACTACAAACGAAAAATGGGAACAAAGAAAAGGAGGAATGA
- the rimM gene encoding ribosome maturation factor RimM (Essential for efficient processing of 16S rRNA) — MNTLSQNSFYGVGKLVNTHGLRGEVRVTPTTDFPDQRFRKGNELYLFHPTLSEPLKLKIASRRSHKNFEIVSFQGYEHINDIEKYKGGELKIPEEALMELEEDEFYIHQLVGCVVVTDEGEELGKIVDVMQPGANDVWVVKGKRGEILLPYIDDCIKEVDIANKRVVCHLMEGLL; from the coding sequence ATGAACACGTTGAGCCAAAATAGTTTTTACGGGGTAGGCAAACTGGTTAATACGCATGGCCTGCGTGGTGAAGTACGTGTAACACCAACGACTGACTTTCCAGATCAGCGTTTTCGCAAAGGAAATGAGCTGTACTTGTTCCATCCGACACTCAGTGAGCCGCTCAAATTGAAAATCGCTTCTCGTCGCTCGCATAAAAATTTTGAGATTGTGAGCTTTCAAGGCTATGAGCATATTAACGATATCGAAAAGTACAAGGGCGGAGAGTTGAAAATTCCAGAGGAAGCGCTGATGGAATTAGAAGAGGATGAGTTCTACATTCATCAGCTGGTCGGCTGCGTCGTCGTAACCGATGAGGGCGAAGAACTGGGGAAAATCGTGGATGTCATGCAGCCGGGAGCAAACGATGTATGGGTAGTGAAGGGAAAACGCGGAGAAATCTTGCTGCCGTATATCGATGACTGCATTAAGGAAGTGGACATCGCGAACAAACGTGTGGTCTGCCATCTGATGGAAGGCTTGCTGTAG
- the trmD gene encoding tRNA (guanosine(37)-N1)-methyltransferase TrmD: MRIDIFTLFPEMFTGVLSSSILGKASEKELVDFHVTNFRDFSESKHGTVDDTPYGGGGGMVLKPEPLFRAVEALTGEKKPRVILMCPQGVPYHQKLAEELAQEEHLVFICGHYEGYDERIREYLVTDEISIGDYVLTGGELAAMVVIDSVVRLQPGALGNQTSAVEDSFSTGLLEYPHYTRPAEFRGWKVPDVLLSGHHANIESWRLKESLRRTKARRPDLLEKLVLTDEMKKLLAELEQEKK; encoded by the coding sequence ATGCGGATCGATATTTTTACGCTCTTTCCCGAGATGTTTACAGGTGTTTTGTCCAGCAGCATTTTGGGAAAGGCAAGCGAAAAAGAACTGGTTGATTTTCACGTCACCAATTTTCGTGATTTCTCTGAGAGCAAGCACGGTACGGTAGACGACACCCCTTATGGTGGTGGCGGTGGAATGGTTTTGAAGCCAGAGCCGTTGTTTCGGGCCGTAGAAGCCTTGACAGGAGAGAAAAAGCCCCGAGTGATTCTGATGTGTCCACAGGGTGTGCCTTATCATCAGAAGCTTGCAGAGGAGTTAGCGCAAGAAGAGCACCTTGTCTTCATTTGCGGTCATTATGAAGGGTACGACGAGCGAATTCGGGAGTATCTCGTCACGGATGAGATCTCGATTGGCGACTACGTCCTGACTGGGGGAGAGCTCGCGGCGATGGTGGTCATTGACAGTGTCGTTCGTTTGCAACCAGGGGCGTTGGGCAACCAGACGTCAGCTGTTGAGGATTCCTTTTCAACAGGACTGCTCGAATACCCTCATTACACAAGACCGGCTGAGTTTCGCGGCTGGAAGGTGCCAGACGTATTGTTGTCGGGTCACCACGCCAATATTGAAAGCTGGCGGTTAAAAGAATCGTTGCGTCGAACAAAAGCACGGCGTCCAGATTTATTGGAAAAGCTTGTGCTGACAGATGAAATGAAAAAGCTATTGGCTGAATTGGAGCAAGAAAAAAAGTAG
- the rplS gene encoding 50S ribosomal protein L19 has protein sequence MNQIIRELEKAQLKQDIPAFRPGDTVRVHVKVIEGQRERIQLFEGVCIRRRGTGISETFTARKISYGVGVERTFPVHTPKIDKIEIVRHGKVRRAKLYYLRDRVGKAARIKEIRR, from the coding sequence ATGAACCAAATTATCCGTGAACTGGAAAAAGCGCAATTGAAACAGGACATTCCTGCGTTCCGACCTGGTGACACTGTTCGTGTACACGTTAAGGTTATCGAGGGTCAGCGTGAGCGTATCCAGCTGTTCGAAGGCGTATGCATTCGCCGTCGCGGTACAGGTATCAGCGAAACATTTACAGCTCGTAAGATTTCTTACGGCGTAGGTGTTGAGCGTACATTCCCAGTACACACGCCTAAGATCGACAAGATCGAAATCGTGCGTCATGGTAAAGTACGTCGTGCGAAACTGTACTATCTGCGCGATCGCGTAGGTAAAGCAGCTCGTATTAAAGAAATTCGTCGATAA
- the lepB gene encoding signal peptidase I: MSEEITSSHKKKNELWEWIKALGIALVLAFLIRTFLFAPFIVEGESMESTLHNSEKLVVNKAIYFLQGPKPGEIIVFHAEKERDYIKRVIAVEGDTVEVKSDQLLVNGKVVEEPYLTQIKEQAKQQGEPFFTHDFPPVQIPADHIFVMGDNRLNSHDSRAIGPVAVSTVVGRAEFTFWPVAGIRLTR; encoded by the coding sequence ATGAGCGAAGAAATTACCTCCAGTCATAAGAAGAAAAATGAACTATGGGAATGGATAAAGGCACTTGGGATCGCTTTAGTCTTGGCGTTTCTCATTCGTACCTTTTTGTTCGCCCCGTTTATTGTAGAAGGCGAATCCATGGAAAGTACATTACATAACAGCGAAAAATTAGTTGTGAACAAAGCTATTTACTTTTTGCAAGGTCCGAAGCCTGGTGAAATCATCGTGTTCCATGCTGAAAAGGAACGGGATTACATCAAGAGAGTCATCGCTGTTGAGGGTGATACAGTTGAGGTCAAAAGCGATCAGCTGCTGGTCAATGGCAAAGTGGTAGAGGAACCGTATCTTACACAAATAAAAGAACAAGCGAAGCAGCAGGGAGAGCCGTTCTTTACCCACGATTTTCCCCCGGTCCAAATACCAGCAGACCATATCTTTGTGATGGGCGACAACAGGCTGAACAGTCATGACAGCAGAGCCATCGGTCCTGTTGCCGTCAGTACGGTTGTTGGTAGAGCTGAGTTTACATTTTGGCCGGTTGCGGGAATTCGCTTGACTAGATAA
- the ylqF gene encoding ribosome biogenesis GTPase YlqF, producing MTIQWFPGHMAKARRQVTEKLKLIDVVIELLDARLPLSSRNPMIDEIVSDKPRLILLNKADLADERATDEWIAYFRKQGIRTLPIDALSGKGVSKLPEMCKELAADMLAKRSERGMQGRAIRIMILGIPNVGKSSLINRLSKRSVAATGDRPAVTKAQQWVKMGDTLELLDTPGILWPKFEDQMVGLRLAASGAIKDELIDFTEVALFVISYMMHYYPERLIERFKLKELPEDRVEMLEEIGKKRGCLVSGGNIDYDKAAEIFLRELRSGKLGTISVERPIDWEMDEPIGKPVSFPE from the coding sequence ATGACGATCCAATGGTTTCCTGGCCATATGGCTAAAGCACGTCGTCAAGTAACGGAAAAGCTGAAATTAATCGATGTAGTCATTGAGCTTCTCGATGCACGTCTGCCGCTTTCCAGCCGTAATCCGATGATTGACGAGATTGTCAGTGATAAACCACGTTTGATATTACTTAACAAAGCAGATTTGGCGGATGAACGGGCAACAGATGAGTGGATTGCTTATTTTCGCAAACAAGGCATTCGCACATTGCCGATTGATGCTCTCAGTGGAAAAGGTGTCAGCAAGCTCCCAGAAATGTGTAAGGAGCTAGCTGCTGACATGCTGGCAAAGCGCAGTGAGCGGGGGATGCAAGGGCGTGCCATCCGCATCATGATTTTGGGAATCCCCAATGTCGGCAAGTCTTCCCTCATTAACCGATTGTCCAAGCGCTCGGTAGCGGCAACAGGTGATCGTCCGGCAGTAACCAAGGCGCAACAATGGGTGAAAATGGGCGATACACTGGAGCTTCTCGATACGCCTGGTATTCTTTGGCCGAAATTTGAAGATCAGATGGTAGGTCTGCGATTGGCGGCAAGTGGGGCAATTAAAGACGAGCTCATCGATTTTACGGAGGTAGCATTATTTGTCATCAGCTACATGATGCACTACTATCCGGAACGCCTGATCGAACGCTTCAAGCTAAAAGAATTGCCTGAGGATCGAGTAGAAATGCTCGAAGAAATCGGGAAGAAGCGTGGATGCCTCGTTTCTGGCGGAAATATCGACTACGACAAGGCAGCGGAAATTTTCCTGCGTGAGCTGCGTTCCGGCAAGCTGGGAACGATCTCTGTCGAGCGCCCGATTGACTGGGAAATGGACGAACCGATTGGTAAGCCGGTATCTTTTCCAGAATAA